The following are encoded in a window of Aerococcus sanguinicola genomic DNA:
- a CDS encoding HdeD family acid-resistance protein — MSENNDQSFGWGHFILGILFIILALFAFRDPLASLMTLAFVFAIGILFRGIYQLMVRHRLKESFGIKPTHLLIFGIINILLGLYLVFKPGLSASILPFIFAFWIFISAIFGFMSLSAIKQVSTPLFWLTLILNIIALIVAIFLIFNPLSALVSLTFLVAFYFLLSGIQHIIYAF, encoded by the coding sequence TTGTCAGAAAATAATGACCAATCATTTGGATGGGGGCACTTTATCTTAGGGATTCTCTTTATTATCCTAGCCTTGTTTGCCTTTAGGGATCCCTTGGCTAGTCTAATGACCTTGGCTTTCGTCTTTGCTATCGGGATTCTTTTTCGGGGGATTTACCAGCTCATGGTTCGCCATCGCTTAAAAGAATCTTTCGGGATCAAACCGACCCATCTTTTAATATTTGGGATTATTAATATCTTACTGGGTCTTTACTTGGTCTTTAAGCCAGGCCTGTCAGCGTCCATCTTACCTTTTATTTTTGCTTTCTGGATTTTTATCTCGGCTATCTTTGGCTTTATGAGTCTGTCAGCGATTAAACAGGTAAGTACGCCGCTCTTCTGGCTGACCCTAATTCTTAATATCATTGCCCTGATTGTGGCTATTTTCTTAATTTTTAATCCCCTGAGCGCCTTAGTTAGCCTGACCTTTTTGGTTGCTTTCTACTTCTTATTATCAGGGATCCAACATATCATTTATGCTTTCTAA
- the pyrR gene encoding bifunctional pyr operon transcriptional regulator/uracil phosphoribosyltransferase PyrR produces the protein MSVKEIVDAVTIKRALTRISYEIIERNHQLDQLVLVGIKTRGIYLAQRIAQRLKQLEGIEVAVGELDITRYRDDQKTKVQEAEVNESNIPVSLEGKEVIIVDDVLYTGRTIRAALDAVMDFGRPELIALAVLVDRGHRELPIHADYVGKNLPSSRKERVLVKMEEVDGEDGIYIEQSH, from the coding sequence ATGTCAGTGAAAGAAATTGTCGATGCAGTTACCATTAAACGGGCCCTTACCCGGATTTCTTATGAAATTATTGAGCGTAACCACCAATTAGACCAACTTGTCCTAGTCGGGATCAAAACACGGGGGATTTACCTAGCCCAACGGATTGCCCAACGTCTTAAACAACTCGAAGGCATTGAAGTAGCTGTTGGTGAGCTAGACATTACCCGCTACCGCGATGATCAAAAGACCAAGGTCCAAGAAGCAGAAGTCAATGAGTCCAACATCCCAGTCAGCCTAGAAGGCAAGGAAGTGATCATTGTTGACGATGTTCTCTATACCGGACGAACCATCCGCGCAGCTCTGGATGCGGTGATGGACTTTGGCCGCCCAGAACTGATTGCCCTAGCAGTCCTCGTTGACCGGGGCCACCGAGAGCTTCCTATCCATGCTGATTATGTCGGCAAGAACCTCCCTTCATCCCGCAAAGAGCGCGTCCTTGTGAAGATGGAAGAAGTCGACGGAGAAGACGGCATCTATATCGAACAAAGTCATTAA